A genome region from Naumovozyma castellii chromosome 5, complete genome includes the following:
- the NCAS0E02180 gene encoding uncharacterized protein (ancestral locus Anc_7.36) yields MIRTSVTHPNFPPVNLLKLSQARSNRSKLKNQNKNLLKSELANHQASINEYSKDLWKRSMSLELSENYKINKPKLASFQLQPEINEKMRTLIFDFIMCCHTRLKLSTPSLFLTFNIIDRFSSKFLIKNFTYQLISLTALWISSKYWDLKTYIPTLRVLQQLCCNQYSISQFKEMELHILKSLDWSVCQVATHDSIIDIVLFLNQRNVIHNEYVSINEIKIGAIMLCELASFNIDLAFNYDPSITSITAINLIKSALIFKRSNTWEDIHSFATDPQMIKITEALLTQLSAAYNKQDSEGEIINSSSLPSSFNSKYNLQLDDNKTNDNSSTSRTAFFKTLFDALYNYSIQWQMNQFYSSSSVQEYLTSVLNTGVATPISQENPCDATTTAEDIPPYLYPTQQLATPSREPSHFISGSSVIKQPLTPITPSMTKNKYNRFSQKRSITTIMEDPHPSGMKKRSTSTSRS; encoded by the coding sequence ATCCAAACTTTCCACCGGTTAACCTGCTAAAATTATCTCAAGCAAGAAGTAACAGATCAAAACTcaagaatcaaaataaaaacctGTTGAAGAGTGAACTAGCTAATCATCAGGCATCTATAAATGAATACAGTAAGGATTTATGGAAAAGATCAATGTCTTTGGAATTATCAGAGAATTATAAGATCAATAAACCGAAATTAGCTTCATTCCAATTACAACctgaaattaatgaaaagatgaGAACCCtaatatttgatttcatAATGTGTTGTCATACAAGATTAAAACTATCAACACCATCGCTATTCCTAACATTCAACATTATCGATAgattttcatcaaaatttctCATTAAAAACTTCActtatcaattaatttcattgacCGCATTATGGATAAGCTCCAAATATTGGGATTTGAAAACATACATCCCAACGTTACGAGTGTTGCAACAATTATGTTGTAATCAATATTCCATTTCtcaatttaaagaaatggaattacATATCTTGAAATCACTGGATTGGTCTGTGTGTCAAGTGGCCACTCATGATTCGATAATTGATATCGTTCTATTTCTAAATCAAAGGAATGTTATTCATAATGAATACGTatccattaatgaaattaagatTGGGGCTATCATGTTGTGTGAATTGGCATCATTCAACATAGATTTGGCATTCAATTATGATCCATCAATCACATCCATCACGGCTATAAATCTCATCAAATCAGCTTTGATTTTTAAAAGGAGTAATACATGGGAAGATATACATTCATTCGCCACTGACCCTCAAATGATAAAGATAACTGAGGCCTTATTAACCCAGTTGTCAGCAGCATATAACAAACAAGATAGTGAAGGTGAGATTATAAACTCGTCATCCTTGCCATCAAGTTTCAACTCAAAGTATAACCTCCAATTGGATGATAACAAAACTAACGACAATAGCAGCACTTCAAGGACGGCGTTTTTCAAGACTTTATTCGATGCATTATATAATTATAGCATTCAATGGCAAATGAACCAATTCTATTCCTCATCAAGCgttcaagaatatttaacCTCAGTATTAAATACAGGTGTGGCCACACCCATATCACAGGAGAATCCATGTGATGCTACAACGACAGCGGAGGATATACCACCATACTTGTATCCAACTCAACAACTAGCAACACCATCAAGGGAACCAAGCCATTTCATTTCAGGATCATCCGTTATTAAGCAGCCTTTGACGCCAATAACGCCATCGATGACCAAGAATAAATACAATCGCTTCTCGCAAAAGAGATCTATTACAACTATCATGGAAGATCCACATCCATCAGGAATGAAAAAAAGGTCTACTTCAACCTCACGTTCCTAA